In the genome of Cercospora beticola chromosome 2, complete sequence, one region contains:
- a CDS encoding uncharacterized protein (SMCOG1002:AMP-dependent synthetase and ligase~antiSMASH:Cluster_5), translated as MVAETLPRLVKRSIEAFPDNEAIDGTTYRQLDTLISRYVSGLKDAGVQKGDFIIPLFGKKSVEGAALALAVLRLGGIHVPLDPSSPVQRLHKQATSLGRTPKIIVSGTTEDDAKSADALAKALGTTACSSLWLKSTGIDATTDESSPEDLALVFFTSGSTGPPKATPYKHKQLSTSLMACTSALGFSDKERVCNVIPWIWDGGNLDLFGPLLHGGAIPMDALARLRILVCAGESPRPSQFPRWVAQCPNTRIVNAYGLTETGILNMLFDVRSPIEDLVIPPIGKPFGENLAMIDPETSEIVLSGPQITESYMGPSSSPEFLPPPNMLSKEYYAMRTGDVAKVDEYGLYHFEGRTDNRLSIFSLRIEPADTEDAAFGVPDIDFAHLFVHEFAEGETPALVLAYHASSMQFKGELLSKEEYQQATDRYEQDLRQRLANELPEYQQPSAYFPLGVVPRLISGKKDGKKIASLATDAHEQKLLEFAPFHIEL; from the exons ATGGTCGCAGAAACTCTCCCCCGTCTGGTGAAGCGCAGCATTGAAGCTTTTCCTGATAACGAAGCCATCGATGGAACGACATATCGACAACTTGACACCCTGATCAGCCGCTACGTCTCGGGTTTGAAAGATGCTGGCGTCCAAAAGGGTGATTTTATCATACCTCTCTTTGGCAAAAAGTCTGTTGAAGGTGCAGCGCTCGCCTTGGCTGTTCTCCGCTTAGGAGGAATACATGTTCCCCTCGACCCTTCATCACCTGTGCAGCGTCTGCATAAACAAGCTACAAGCCTTGGTCGAACTCCCAAAATTATCGTATCTGGAACTACCGAAGACGATGCAAAGAGTGCTGATGCACTGGCCAAGGCCTTGGGAACTACAGCTTGCTCGTCGCTATGGCTGAAGTCGACTGGAATCGACGCCACGACAGATGAGAGTTCACCTGAAGACCTGGCACTTGTCTTTTTCACCAGCGGGTCGACTGGTCCTCCCAAAGCAACTCCATACAAACATAAGCAACTCTCTACGTCGCTGATGGCATGCACATCGGCTCTCGGATTCTCAGACAAAGAAAGGGTTTGCAATGTGATTCCGTGGATCTGGGACGGCGGTAACCTCGATCTGTTCGGTCCGCTTCTTCATGGTG GCGCTATACCAATGGACGCTCTTGCCAGACTGCGAATTCTCGTCTGTGCCGGCGAATCACCCCGACCAAGCCAGTTCCCACGGTGGGTTGCGCAATGTCCGAACACACGCATTGTTAACGCATATGGCTTGACCGAGACTGGCATTCTCAACATGTTGTTCGATGTCAGGTCTCCCATTGAGGACTTGGTGATCCCTCCGATTGGCAAACCATTCGGGGAGAATCTCGCCATGATCGATCCGGAGACTTCAGAGATTGTGCTTTCCGGGCCCCAGATCACAGAAAGTTACATGGGTCCGAGCTCGTCGCCTGAGTTTCTTCCACCGCCGAATATGTTATCGAAAGAATACTATGCCATGAGGACAGGAGATGTCGCAAAGGTAGACGAATACGGCCTATATCACTTCGAAGGCCGGACCGACAATCGCTTGTCTATATTCTCGCTTCGCATTGAGCCAGCCGATACTGAGGATGCTGCATTTGGTGTCCCGGACATCGACTTTGCACATCTATTCGTGCATGAATTCGCGGAAGGAGAAACGCCAGCCCTAGTATTGGCTTACCATGCCTCATCGATGCAGTTCAAGGGCGAATTACTGAGCAAAGAAGAATACCAACAAGCAACGGATCGATATGAGCAGGATTTGAGGCAGCGATTGGCGAATGAGCTGCCGGAGTATCAG CAACCTTCGGCCTACTTCCCTCTCGGTGTCGTCCCTCGACTCATTTCGGGCAAGAAAGATGGTAAGAAGATCGCTTCGCTTGCAACAGACGCTcacgagcagaagctgctggaATTTGCTCCATTCCATATCGAGCTATGA
- a CDS encoding uncharacterized protein (SMCOG1177:asparagine synthase~antiSMASH:Cluster_5), translated as MLVAYQGAPQSIQFRPYWELQYPSNEGRSDKRTEDELIIELRERLVEAVRMRLVSSDVPVGLLLSGGVDSSAVAGIAAHLSHQQETPPEKLPTCFTIAFPDDSDLDESAIAVRSAEHIGLPIEKIVVDEQVLADQFEESCWLGEALMWDLQHIAKKAMSKHIRSRGLKVVLNGDGSDELFGGYSFFVDSRLQAEDRRRDPNMKEPDSLDDLNQIREKQADASRWFGGEQNTNAEQDPAAQSNNIPAPFCNLAVLDPADWLLPELRDISTPLTAVANTFTEKEAANMKDLHPLHRSMTAWNKTILPNMVIAAISDGAKMSHSVESRPPFLDHVLSEWAQKLPIDVLVHVEEGGGVTEKWLFRQAVRPFVTEEVYQRRKHPFSAPFRWKPGGPLQKKLASLITKENVAKLGFVDWDRCEDLVDKVFHDKDEGKFRSAIWLAQIISIGSQFGVQTWQRSTNGGPSEVKTNGEHTNGDETHGTVNGHVET; from the coding sequence ATGTTAGTGGCATATCAAGGTGCACCCCAGTCTATCCAATTCAGACCTTATTGGGAATTGCAGTATCCTTCTAATGAAGGCCGTTCGGACAAGCGCACAGAAGACGAGCTCATCATAGAATTGCGAGAACGTTTAGTGGAAGCAGTGCGGATGCGACTGGTCTCAAGCGACGTTCCTGTGGGATTGTTGCTTAGTGGCGGTGTCGACAGTAGTGCGGTCGCAGGAATCGCCGCGCATCTGAGCCATCAGCAAGAAACACCTCCAGAGAAGTTGCCAACATGCTTCACGATTGCGTTCCCAGACGACAGCGATCTGGATGAATCGGCCATTGCTGTTCGGTCGGCAGAACATATCGGCCTACCGATCGAGAAGATTGTAGTCGATGAACAGGTTTTGGCCGATCAATTCGAAGAATCTTGCTGGCTCGGCGAGGCCCTCATGTGGGACCTGCAGCATATCGCTAAGAAGGCAATGAGTAAGCATATTCGCTCGCGTGGGCTGAAAGTTGTATTGAACGGCGACGGATCCGATGAATTATTCGGCGGATACAGCTTTTTCGTCGATAGCCGCCTTCAGGCTGAAGATCGACGTCGCGACCCCAACATGAAGGAGCCCGACAGTTTGGATGACTTGAACCAAATACGAGAAAAACAAGCTGATGCCTCGCGGTGGTTCGGTGGCGAGCAAAATACCAATGCAGAGCAGGACCCCGCTGCTCAGTCAAACAACATACCTGCGCCTTTTTGCAACCTGGCAGTGTTGGATCCTGCCGATTGGCTTCTGCCCGAGCTCCGCGACATAAGCACTCCCTTGACTGCAGTGGCTAACACCTTCACCGAGAAGGAGGCTGCGAATATGAAGGATCTCCATCCTCTACACCGCAGCATGACAGCTTGGAACAAAACAATTCTCCCAAACATGGTTATTGCTGCAATCAGTGACGGCGCAAAGATGTCGCACTCGGTAGAATCACGACCTCCGTTCCTAGACCATGTCCTCTCCGAGTGGGCACAAAAGCTCCCTATTGATGTGCTTGTCCACGTGGAAGAAGGCGGTGGAGTCACTGAAAAATGGCTTTTCCGTCAAGCTGTCCGGCCGTTTGTCACAGAAGAAGTTTATCAACGACGGAAACACCCCTTCTCAGCACCATTTCGGTGGAAACCCGGAGGAccgctgcagaagaagctggcatcTTTGATCACGAAAGAGAACGTTGCGAAGCTAGGCTTCGTAGACTGGGATCGATGTGAAGATCTTGTCGACAAGGTTTTCCATGACAAGGACGAGGGAAAGTTTCGTAGTGCCATTTGGCTGGCGCAGATCATATCGATTGGATCTCAATTCGGGGTGCAGACATGGCAGAGGTCAACAAATGGTGGGCCTTCAGAGGTGAAAACCAATGGCGAGCACACGAACGGAGACGAAACACACGGGACTGTCAACGGCCACGTCGAGACTTGA
- a CDS encoding uncharacterized protein (SMCOG1002:AMP-dependent synthetase and ligase~antiSMASH:Cluster_5) → MGTSTNLYDAVFRRNDGQSPENEAIRTLRGSAAKTTYNSLKGNVDFLRSVANFQSKENVALVMPNSPELIVGLLALWADGAAAVPLNPAYTAAEFEPLFKDLSIKKVVVLGGDDKTKATLQETSANQKIIEISLDGLREGDTRGKSSPPNLDDNTALYLHTSGTTGKPKAVPLKHSNLLRGARNVAETYQLDSTHRTYLLQVLFHIHGIVAALLAPLVTGGSIVIPPGGAIDASRAWSDFQENDCNWVTGTPSILQTLLAAPDPKSGTLDIQFIRSCSSPLLPTVFEALRKRFDCPVIEAYAMTEASHQMCSNRLDDFGSGSVGPESGATKICIWSEGNTAVALGEEGEVCVSGDNVMGGYDGVSDEVNQKAFWQGTDERGNEARWFRTGDRGVLSTDDRRRLTLIGRLSEMINRGGEKISPVEVDEAIMLASDEVKEAASFSVSDDFYGQEVEAAVVLKPNTSLDEAKLQQLLEKRLAAFKIPKKIHFCEDKIPKGPTGKIQRKVLSQLFGQDNSAEAGDGKQKSSEDDVYAIIDRALGIKSGQAKESQSTTLLALGADSMGLSKISSAVERQTGVRLGVAALFAYPTVEEVVDLVQQGTTKSQGGFDAPTKVAPFSLLGSSKDQLEQICNSAGIKIDDLEDAIPLSANQNMYLKVLRGSTKKEHLDNNDVWQMNRYRLANGTDKARLLQTLGKVRQHEESFRWKLGYDDSASSWIILQEKPEYSNPDSPRIREFSCAAEEEATKLMDEELSTYRHRVGTRTLVLYIVSIGEGDSLELELAFIESHLFTEGQGRRLILDTISKAYQNEELDHYTPYSAYVSRFPIGHDPASALEFWEKEVASMKREEKWSEIKAPAYVNPEAWTKDQLVPLGDMQSVNAPFRDLTVVLDMTLPLVVEAVFSLSLALWLSQRDSVFTSGSVVYDRAVSLRTIGDGERLDSVRAVTGSYQPQPLVLDLAARDLWTYLLHFKAMTQIRERKICLNEMDRLACHTAAFTWRFHNDVEDESSSADNDGPLIAGVKAEAMSMRAFHMCFVNANRHGEDGATVAIGFHEKWLDEQRSNGCKVELVEICIKALRFVAENNSKLQELSLEDLRAAVFG, encoded by the exons ATGGGTACATCGACGAATTTGTACGATGCAGTTTTCAGACGAAATGATGGACAATCGCCCGAAAACGAGGCCATTCGGACTCTTAGAGGAAGCGCTGCAAAGACGACTTATAACAGTCTCAAGGGAAACGTTGATTTTCTCAGATCTGTGGCAAACTTCCAGTCCAAAGAGAATGTGGCTCTTGTGATGCCAAACAGTCCTGAGTTGATTGTCGGACTACTGGCTCTCTGGGCAGATGGAGCCGCCGCTGTACCGCTCAATCCAGCATATACAGCAGCTGAGTTCGAG CCTCTATTCAAAGACCTGAGCATAAAAAAAGTCGTAGTGCTAGGAGGTGATGACAAGACCAAAGCCACCTTGCAAGAAACCTCTGCCAACCAGAAGATCATCGAAATCAGTCTCGACGGGCTTAGAGAAGGCGACACCCGAGGAAAATCATCGCCTCCTAATCTAGACGACAACACAGCACTATACCTGCACACATCAGGCACAACCGGCAAGCCCAAGGCCGTTCCCCTCAAGCACTCTAATCTCCTTCGTGGGGCACGCAACGTAGCCGAAACCTACCAGCTCGACTCAACTCATCGAACATACCTCCTACAAGTGCTCTTTCACATTCATGGCATCGTAGCCGCACTTCTCGCGCCGCTCGTAACAGGCGGCAGCATCGTCATACCTCCCGGTGGAGCCATCGATGCTTCTCGAGCATGGTCCGACTTCCAAGAGAATGACTGCAACTGGGTGACGGGAACACCCTCAATCTTGCAAACACTTCTGGCCGCACCTGACCCGAAAAGCGGTACTCTGGATATTCAGTTCATTCGATCGTGCTCCAGTCCTCTGCTTCCAACCGTATTTGAGGCCCTCCGAAAACGATTCGATTGCCCTGTTATCGAAGCATATGCGATGACTGAAGCGAGTCATCAGATGTGCAGTAACCGACTGGACGACTTTGGCTCGGGAAGTGTAGGGCCAGAATCTGGTGCAACGAAGATCTGCATATGGAGCGAAGGCAATACGGCGGTTGCACTTGGAGAGGAAGGCGAAGTCTGTGTGAGTGGAGACAATGTAATGGGTGGGTACGATGGTGTTAGCGACGAGGTCAATCAAAAGGCGTTTTGGCAGGGCACAGATGAGCGAGGCAACGAGGCGAGATGGTTTCGTACAGGTGATCGTGGTGTATTGTCTACCGATGATAGAAGAAGGTTGACACTCATCGGGCGGCTGTCTGAGATGATCAATCGGGGTGGAGAGAAGATCTCGCCTGTAGAGGTCGATGAGGCTATCATGCTGGCCAGTGATGAGGTGAAGGAAGCGGCGAGCTTCTCTGTATCTGATGACTTTTACGGGCAGGAGGTGGAGGCCGCAGTGGTTCTTAAGCCGAATACCAGTTTGGACGAGGCGAAACTGCAACAATTGCTGGAAAAAAGGCTTGCGGCGTTCAAAATTCCCAAAAAGATACACTTTTGCGAGGACAAGATACCCAAGGGTCCAACGGGCAAGATCCAGAGAAAGGTCCTTTCTCAGCTATTTGGACAGGATAATTCAGCTGAAGCAGGCGATGGAAAGCAAAAGTCAAGTGAAGATGATGTCTATGCTATTATCGACAGGGCCCTAGGCATCAAGTCGGGTCAAGCAAAAGAATCACAGAGCACTACCTTGCTTGCATTGGGAGCCGACTCCATGGGCCTGTCCAAAATCTCCTCTGCAGTCGAAAGGCAGACTGGCGTACGACTTGGCGTAGCAGCGCTCTTCGCTTACCCGACAGTCGAGGAGGTTGTCGATCTGGTTCAGCAAGGCACAACCAAATCTCAAGGTGGCTTTGACGCTCCGACAAAAGTGGCACCTTTCTCGTTGCTAGGATCGTCCAAGGATCAGCTCGAGCAGATTTGCAACTCAGCGGGCATCAAGATCGATGATCTCGAAGACGCCATCCCTCTCTCTGCGAATCAGAACATGTATCTCAAAGTTTTACGAGGCTCTACCAAGAAGGAACATCTCGACAATAACGACGTGTGGCAAATGAACCGCTATCGTCTAGCAAACGGCACTGACAAAGCTCGCTTGCTGCAGACTTTAGGTAAAGTCCGGCAGCACGAGGAGTCCTTTCGTTGGAAGCTGGGCTACGATGACTCTGCTTCCAGCTGGATCATCCTACAGGAGAAGCCGGAATACTCGAACCCAGATTCCCCGCGGATCCGGGAGTTCTCCTGTGCAGCGGAAGAGGAAGCTACAAAGCTCATGGATGAAGAACTTTCCACGTATCGCCATCGGGTCGGAACTCGAACGCTTGTCTTGTACATTGTTTCGatcggcgaaggagatagTCTGGAGCTGGAACTTGCTTTCATCGAATCGCATCTGTTCACAGAAGGGCAGGGACGGCGGTTGATACTCGACACGATTTCCAAAGCTTATCAGAACGAAGAGCTGGACCACTATACTCCTTATTCTGCTTACGTGTCTCGCTTCCCAATCGGACACGATCCGGCATCGGCGTTGGAGTTTTGGGAAAAGGAAGTTGCTTCGATGAAAAGGGAAGAGAAGTGGAGTGAAATCAAAGCTCCTGCGTACGTCAATCCGGAAGCCTGGACGAAGGACCAATTGGTGCCTCTTGGTGACATGCAGTCGGTCAATGCGCCATTCCGTGACCTGACTGTTGTGCTAGATATGACTCTTCCGCTTGTCGTGGAGGCGGTATTTTCGTTGAGTCTGGCCTTGTGGCTATCTCAGAGGGATTCTGTATTCACGAGCGGCAGTGTGGTGTACGACCGCGCAGTGTCATTGAGGACGATAGGAGACGGAGAGCGGCTGGATAGCGTGAGAGCGGTGACTGGGAGTTATCAGCCCCAGCCGTTGGTTTTGGATTTGGCAGCGAGAGATTTATG GACATATTTGCTTCACTTCAAGGCTATGACACAGATCCGCGAGCGCAAGATTTGCCTCAACGAGATGGATCGACTCGCTTGCCATACTGCTGCGTTCACCTGGAGGTTTCACAACGACGTGGAAGATGAATCGTCTTCCGCGGACAACGACGGCCCCCTCATCGCCGGTGTCAAGGCAGAAGCAATGTCCATGCGCGCCTTCCACATGTGTTTCGTAAATGCCAATCgccatggagaagatggagccaCTGTGGCAATCGGCTTTCATGAGAAGTGGCTAGATGAACAGAGGAGCAATGGATGCAAGGTCGAATTGGTTGAAATCTGTATCAAGGCACTTCGATTCGTGGCGGAGAATAATTCCAAACTGCAAGAGCTCTCCTTGGAGGATTTGAGAGCAGCAGTGTTCGGATAG